Within Deinobacterium chartae, the genomic segment AGTCCAAAGAAAGCTTTGAGAAATCAAGAGTGCTTGATGCGCTGTCAAGACTACCTGGCTACGATTTTGTAGCGTTTCTGGTAAATCAATTTGACTCTGCAAATTCTAGGTGGCAAGAAGCCATTTGTCGAGAGCTCGGAGAACTTAAAGATCAGAGAGCGATCAGTAAACTCACAGAAGTTATGCTTAACCATCCAGAGCCAGACTTACGATTTATTGCAGTGGAGCAAATAGAGAAGATTGGCAACACTGAAGTTATTAGCGGTTTGCAGAATGTCGTTGATAATGATACTGGTGAAGACTTTGAAGGATTTCCCATCTCGGA encodes:
- a CDS encoding HEAT repeat domain-containing protein; its protein translation is MEEFYKEAVRNIVNGSTGPEVANSDFESLLDFPQDDVIRALEHIFVESKESFEKSRVLDALSRLPGYDFVAFLVNQFDSANSRWQEAICRELGELKDQRAISKLTEVMLNHPEPDLRFIAVEQIEKIGNTEVISGLQNVVDNDTGEDFEGFPISDRANQAIESIRQRSR